From the Toxoplasma gondii ME49 chromosome VIIa, whole genome shotgun sequence genome, one window contains:
- a CDS encoding ATPase synthase subunit alpha, putative (encoded by transcript TGME49_204400), which produces MTIHSCLARRAVSVAASGARAFASGLGARAVAVGALQSARLLHTSSLRAAGAKISPSEMSRLLEERIAGWKTQTSTEEVGRVVSVGDGIARLFGLEGVQAGELVEFQNGMTGMALNLETDNVGVVIFGDDRSVLEGDSVKRTGRIVDVPIGPGLLGRVVDALGNPIDGKGPIPAKERRRVELKAPGIIPRKSVHEPMMTGLKCVDALVPVGRGQRELIIGDRQTGKTAVAVDAIINQKEINDSTDDESKKLYCIYVAVGQKRSTVAQIVKALEQRDAMKYTTVVAATASEAAPLQFLAPYSGCAMGEWFRDSGRHCVIIYDDLSKQATAYRQMSLLLRRPPGREAYPGDVFYLHSRLLERAAKMGDKSGGGSLTALPVIETQAGDVSAYIPTNVISITDGQIFLETELFYKGIRPAINVGLSVSRVGSAAQVKAMKQVAGTMKLELAQYREVAAFAQFGSDLDASTRQLLTRGTALTELLKQRQYSPMKNSVQVCVLYCGVKGYLDPLDPKEISRFESLFIDYINANHQDILKTIETEGAKREDGGEAAGGSRRVCGDERVQEEIRFLGVDVSLLSR; this is translated from the exons ATGACGATCCACTCCTGCCTCGCGAGACGAGCAgtctccgtcgccgcctCCGGCGCCCGCGCCTTCGCATCGGGCCTCGGCGCGCGTGCTGTCGCGGTCGGAGCTCTGCAGAGTGCCCGACTTCTTCACACTTCCAGCCTCCGCGCGGCCGGAGCGAAAATCTCTCCGTCAGAAATGTCGCGACTGCTCGAAGAAAGAATCGCAGGGTGGAAGACGCAG ACCTCGACGGAGGAAGTCGgtcgcgtcgtctctgtcggaGATGGCATCGCGCGGCTGTTTGGCCTGGAAGGCGTCCAAGCCGGAGAACTCGTTGAGTTCCAGAATGGCATGACAGGCATGGCGCTCAAcctggagacagacaacgTCGGCGTTGTGATTTTTGGCGACGACAG GTCCGTGTTGGAGGGAGACAGCGTGAAGAGAACAGGCCGCATCGTCGATGTCCCAATTGGACCCGGTCTTCTTGGCCGCGTCGTGGATGCGCTGGGCAACCCCATCGACGGAAAG GGTCCTATCCCTGCGAAGGAGCGTCGCCGTGTGGAGTTGAAAGCGCCCGGAATCATTCCCCGCAAAAGTGTACACGAACCGATGATGACAG GACTCAAGTGCGTTGACGCGCTTGTTCCAGTCGGTCGCGGACAGCGCGAGCTCATCATCGGCGATCGCCAGACCGGGAAGACCGCAGTCGCAG tcGACGCCATTATCAACCAGAAGGAAATCAACGACAGCACTGACGACGAGTCGAAAAAACTTTACTGCATCTACGTCGCCGTCGGGCAGAAACGCTCGACAGTC GCTCAAATCGTTAAGGCTCTTGAGCAGCGCGATGCGATGAAGTACACGACCGTCGTCGCTGCGACTGCGAGCGAGGCCGCGCCCCTGCAATTCCTTGCTCCCTACAGTGGCTGCGCCATGGGCGAG TGGTTCCGCGATAGCGGCCGACACTGCGTGATTATCTACGATGATCTGTCGAAGCAAGCGACTGCGTATCGTCAAatgtctctgctgctgcgtcGTCCGCCTGGGCGCGAAGCGTATCCCG GAGATGTCTTCTACCTCCACTCGCGTCTCCTGGAGCGTGCGGCGAAGATGGGCGACAAGAGCGGCGGCGGCAGTCTGACTGCATTGCCGGTCATCGAGACTCAAGCGG GTGATGTGTCGGCTTATATTCCGACCAACGTGATTTCAATCACCGACGGACAGATTTTCCTGGAAACTGAATTGTTCTACAAAGGCATTCGCCCTGCTATCAACGTCGGTCTCTCGGTCAGCCGCGTCGGCTCTGCTGCTCAG GTGAAAGCGATGAAACAAGTTGCTGGAACGATGAAGCTGGAGTTGGCGCAGTATCGCGAAGTTGCTGCGTTTGCGCAATTCGGAAGTGACCTGGATGCGTCCACGCGTCAGCTGCTGACCCGCGGCACTGCGCTCACGGAACTTCTCAAGCAGCGCCAGTACTCCCCCATGAAGAACTCTGTTCAG GTGTGCGTTTTGTACTGCGGAGTGAAGGGCTACCTCGACCCGCTCGATCCGAAGGAGATTTCGCGATTTGAATCTCTCTTCATCGACTACATCAACGCGAACCATCAGGACATTCTCAAGACCATTGAAAC agaaggagctaagcgagaagacggaggcgaagctGCGGGCGGCAGTCGACGAGTTTGTGGCGATGAACGAGTTCAAGAAGAAATAAGGTTTCTCGGAGTCGACGTCTCTTTGCTTTCGAGATGA
- a CDS encoding endonuclease/exonuclease/phosphatase family protein (encoded by transcript TGME49_204410) translates to MAWWPAFLRCSSCSKVLLPPLLCFVRFPFAAPLLACLSRGCSLAAASPPPLVRSGAACRYTRAVGRPASALLRGFPAAPPLLRVSAATPLSSPAAQYRRDSFSLASDISPFCESGLLFPPPPSSVLSTTLACSLASASLRCSSRPRCAPPSPVFHSSSPPLSLLSLPSPLAPLSALVSPSAASASLSRSSAAVAGLAPPVMTSSSLGRWLRRAFSSSVLPPTLASPDGSPPARPAAAAASMPPTSSPSPGSCDSPRLSATASMLRNSAACDAAGEPSGSRAASASIRRAATLQGNDGSGGGESQPTGEGEREPERGQATLTRAESAKGQKRQRETKLLREESTRPPTPEAVAAVHSHAPPSESTSASSPISPSLSPSPQFGGKNLFCQLDASRSWLDVRKLKRDVESRMPSRRAEERSEEAQGRDHAEEAEGPQWRRDEDGETEDASAGRRKAGLEDDRSERQDAHGTDSEWSMRVMTFNVLAESLTDYKYRSLDQNIVKWTSRVNVIESEIRRHRPAICCLQELDATHYRKRFLPFFRSLGYEGVYKQKTHGREDGVGTFWLRDRFELVEQRGIEFRHHSKSLIDKPQVGLVVLLRERAAAPASEPQCVLPRSHSVPAEMSAYPRPSARSCLPPRKPAVARHVSCPQAASPAPSKVSSKRRREAAAAPTNSLPSNSSGSRADRGDSCPGARPAQSVPRMVVAANTHLLFNSRRGDVKLAQLLLLLQAVYDLRRRGLGLLRAELQQARDREAGTKRQFSSELRASRAAPDSDGRVVCQQTEGCVGFQETEGCVGFQETARGPLSAGERAGRSVSLSSSMELAGKSEQVEDDDLAQAETLLDVLLCGDFNFTPQSPLYQLVLRGSFDFSGLDHRKLSGQFLMERHTYRMDAAGYQGRGATVVSSPREAQVMTSLDPGPFFSASQTSAHFHHSHSVPGGMADPGEASGCVRTQATAGVSCAAHAGASTSSQWLQDLYKVLENTPVFDTLQTPGLSRTASSPGGAKAQGLNHWKPALRSSAVITLPLRFNSAYALPTLGSESDETRRTNGEKEQAAEASTQNVPQVVMEEPAFTAYHGWQKGCIDYIFYHSKSLDVARIYQLPALANAKSYGCCPNKLWPCSDHYSLVTDFVKRS, encoded by the exons ATGGCGTGGTGGCCAGCCTTTCTGCGCTGTTCGAGTTGCAGCAaggtccttcttcctccgcttttGTGTTTCGTTCGCTTCCCCTTCGCGGCGCCACTGCTCGCTTGCCTTTCTCGAGGCTGCTCGCTCGCCgctgcgtcgccgccgccCCTCGTCCGGTCTGGCGCGGCGTGCCGATACACCCGAGCTGTGGGTCGGCCAGCCTCCGCGCTGCTCCGCGGCTTCCCCGCTGCTCCACCGCTTTTGCGAGTCTCTGCTGCGACGCCGCTGAGCAGTCCGGCGGCGCAGTATCGGAGagactctttttctctcgcttcggaCATTTCTCCCTTTTGCGAGTCTGgacttctcttccctccacCGCCCTCTAGTGTTCTCTCAACCACTCTCGCGtgctctctcgcgtctgcctcgcttcgctgctcttctcgtcctcggtGCGCCCCTCCATCGCCCGTctttcactcttcttctccgcctctctctctcctctctctcccctctcccctcGCTCCCTTGTCCGCGCTCGTTTCGCCTTCAGCCGCTTcggcttcgctctctcgctcgtctgCTGCGGTTGCAGGCTTGGCTCCTCCAGTCATGACGTCCTCGTCGCTCGGCCGCTGGCTCCGacgcgccttctcttcctcggtctTGCCCCCCACACTCGCGTCTCCTGACGGGAGTCCACCTGCCCGTCCGGCCGCGGCCGCCGCGTCGATGCCTCCGacgtcctcgccttcgcctggCAGCTGCGACTCTCCGCGGCTCTCTGCCACCGCGAGTATGCTGCGAAACTCCGCAGCCTGCGACGCAGCCGGCGAACCGTCCGGCAGTCGCGCTGCGAGCGCGTCGATTCGCAGGGCTGCTACTCTGCAAGGCAACGACGGAAGCGGGGGCGGCGAGTCGCAGCCgacaggcgaaggcgagcgaGAACCGGAGAGAGGGCAGGCGACGCTGACGAGGGCGGAGAGCGCAAAGGGACAGAagcgccagagagaaacgaagctgCTGCGAGAAGAGTCTACGCGGCCTCCGACCCCGGAGGCCGTGGCGGCCGTCCACTCTCACGCGCCGCCGTCGGAGTCGACgtccgcctcctcgccgatctcgccttctctctcgccttcgccgcagTTCGGAGGCAAGAACCTGTTTTGTCAACTCGACGCGTCGCGGTCTTGGCTCGACGTCCGGAAGCTCAAGAGAGACGTCGAGTCTCGCATGCCCTCTCGCCGCGCTGAGGaacgcagcgaagaagcgcaggGGCGTGATCacgcagaagaggcggaaggcccacagtggagacgcgacgaggacggagagacagaggacgcaAGTgcggggagaaggaaggccgGTCTGGAGGACGATCGGTCGGAAAGGCAAGACGCTCATGGAACAGACAGTGAATGGTCGATGCGCGTCATGACCTTCAACGTCCTCGCCGAATCTCTCACAGACTACAAATATCGCAGTCTG GACCAAAACATCGTCAAGTGGACGAGCAGAGTGAACGTGATCGAAAGCGAAATTCGCCGGCATCGACCGGCGATCTGCTGCTTGCAGGAGCTCGATGCGACACACTACCGGAAGCGCTTCCTTCCG ttttttcgctctctcggtTACGAGGGCGTGTacaagcagaagacgcatgGTCGCGAAGATGGCGTCGGGACCTTCTGGCTGAGAGACCGCTTCGAACTCGTCGAGCAACGCGGCATTGAATTTCGGCATCACAGCAAAAG TTTGATTGACAAGCCGCAAGTGGGTCTGGTGGTTCTTCTCCGAGAGCGCGCCGCTGCGCCAGCATCCGAGCCTCAGTGCGTTCTGCCTCGCTCACACTCAGTACCTGCTGAGATGTCTGCGTATCCGCGCCCGTCTGCTCGCTCTTGTCTGCCGCCGCGGAAGCCAGCAGTGGCTCGACACGTCAGCTGTCCACAAGCTGCGTCTCCCGCGCCCTCCAAAGTTTCCTCGAAGCGCCGGCGCGAGGCAGCGGCGGCCCCGACGAATTCTCTCCCGTCGAACTCTTCCGGTTCTCgcgcagacagaggagacagttgcCCCGGCGCGAGACCCGCCCAGAGTGTGCCACGTATGGTCGTCGCCGCCAACACCCACCTGCTTTTCAACAGCCGCCGAGGGGATGTCAAACTCGCccagcttctccttctcctccaaGCAGTCTACGATCTGCGGCGACGAGGCCTCGGCCTCCTGAGGGCGGAGCTGCAGCAggccagagacagagaggcggggacgaagagacagttCAGCAGTGAACTGCGGGCTTCTCGAGCGGCGCCCGACTCAGACGGGCGTGTTGTCTGTCAACAGACAGAGGGGTGTGTGGGGTttcaggagacagagggatgTGTGGGGTTtcaggagacggcgaggggCCCTTTGAgtgcaggcgagagagctgGACGgagtgtttctctctcttcttcgatgGAGTTGGCGGGGAAAAGCGAACAAGTAGAAGACGATGATTTGGCGCAAGCTGAGACGCTGCTGGATGTCCTCCTTTGTGGAGACTTCAACTTTACTCCCCAGTCTCCTCTCTACCAACTCGTCCTTCGTGGATCCTTCGACTTTTCTGGTCTCGACCACCGAAAACTCTCAG GACAATTCCTCATGGAACGGCACACGTACCGGATGGACGCGGCCGGCTACCAAGGCAGGGGCGCGACCGTGGTCAG CTCTCCGCGAGAGGCGCAGGTGATGACCAGCTTGGACCCGGggccttttttctcggctAGCCAGACGAGTGCTCACTTCCACCATTCGCACAGCGTCCCCGGCGGGATGGCGGATCCCGGAGAGGCGTCGGGCTGCGTACGCACCCAGGCGACGGCTGGCGTCTCTTGCGCCGCGCATGCTGGAGCGTCGACCAGCTCACAGTGGTTGCAAGACCTCTACAAGGTTCTCGAAAACACGCCTGTGTTTGACACGCTCCAGACGCCAGGGCTGAGCAGAACGGCTTCGTCGCCAGGCGGTGCCAAGGCGCAGGGCCTGAACCACTGGAAGCCGGCGCTCAGATCCAGTGCTGTCATCACGCTCCCTCTCCGATTCAACAGCGCTTACGCTCTCCCGACCCTAGGCAGTGAGAGTGACGAGACAAGACGCACAAACGGGGAAAAAG AACAAGCGGCAGAGGCCTCGACCCAAAATGTACCTCAAGTGGTCATGGAGGAGCCGG
- a CDS encoding hypothetical protein (encoded by transcript TGME49_204390) encodes MAMKGRWRKDKRTQGAAGPSSSSSCSSSSSSSSSSSSSSSFSSCSPSASASGQPSSAEGRSSARLWASGGNATETNVSRENGVSAASADQSAVDTAGFFSRQRLAKEQAEGKNKGPQNAGALIACRAMKQSEYVLCDSSSFLGFKKALEGGSIYLPSFCCEKDDFSIFNKLLRDLQNYAEQVGSSADTAAPRPNSSSSPPAASSSPRPMPFVGAVNWSRHLKHENPSFSPTFRRVVAQLSSYFDVEVYATRLNLYMDGGDWKPFHKDSHAYSQVTHLQEDITVGASFGASRALEFVHDSSDSVRFSFPQHNGDVFAFCSEVNKAFKHGVPAAPGTTLSPRFSVILWGRRRTLNERNAGASELERENRGRL; translated from the exons ATGGCGATGAAAGGGCGCTGGCGCAAGGACAAACGCACGCAAGGCGCTGCCggtccttcgtcttcctcttcttgctcttcctcgtcttcctcttcttcctcttcttcttcgtcttcttctttttcttcctgttctccttcagcttctgcttctggaCAACCGAGCTCTGCAGAGGGACGCTCCAGCGCGCGGTTATGGGCATCGGGTGGCAACGCAACTGAGACGAacgtctccagagagaacggcgtctctgctgcctccgcGGACCAGTCGGCTGTCGATACAGCTGGATTCTTCTCGCGCCAGCGGCTGGCCAAGGAGCAGGCTGAGGGCAAGAACAAAGGTCCTCAGAACGCCGGAGCGCTcattgcatgcagagcgatGAAACAAAGTGAATATGTCCTTTGCGACTCCAGCAGCTTCCTTGGCTTCAAG AAGGCGCTCGAAGGCGGCTCGATCTACTTGCCGAGCTTCTGTTGCGAGAAAGACGATTTCTCGATCTTCAACAAGCTGCTCCGCGACCTCCAGAACTACGCAGAGCAAGTGGGGTCGAGCGCTGATACCGCGGCTCCACGACCcaactcttcttcgtctcctcccgcggcttcgtcttctccgcgccCGATGCCGTTCGTCGGAGCCGTGAACTGGTCTCGCCATTTGAAGCATGAAAATCCTTCGTTTTCACCGACGTTTCGTCGCGTTGTTGCGCAGCTGAGCTCCTACTTTGACGTCGAGGTCTACGCGACGCGACTGAACTTGTACATGGACGGCGGAGACTGGAAGCCATTCCACAAGGACTCGCATGCGTACTCCCAAGTCACGCACTTGCAGGAAGACATCACTGTCGGCGCGTCATTCGGCGCCTCGAGAGCTCTCGAGTTCGTCCACGACAGCAGCGACTCcgttcgcttttcctttcctcagCACAACGGCgacgtcttcgccttctgctcggAAGTCAATAAGGCGTTCAAACACGGCGTCCCCGCTGCGCCCGGCACAACGCTCAGTCCGCGATTCTCCGTCATTCTCTGGGGCCGACGCAGAACGCTCAACGAACGGAACGCAGGCGCCAGCGAGCTGGAGCGCGAGAACAGAGGTCGCCTGTGA
- a CDS encoding hypothetical protein (encoded by transcript TGME49_204395): MLRGNRNETFPRRGPLPMPGSQAFKRKRRQKRSFFRGRLIFWLRSRKCVVKLELSVHFVRFSRSCLVTRRPLQRSLTSFALVPALRLPLPSTPSSVPVPALASAFLLR; the protein is encoded by the exons ATGCTCCGAGGAAATCGAAACGAAACCTTCCCGAGACGCGGTCCGTTGCCAATGCCAGGCAGCCAGGCATtcaagcgaaagagaaggcaaaagCGTTCTTTTTTCCGCGGCCGCCTTATTTTTTGGCTACGAAGCAGGAAGTGCGTTGTCAAATTGGAACTGTCCGTTCACT TCGTTCGATTCTCTCGCTCGTGCCTCGTCACCCGTCGTCCTCTGCAACGTTCCCTgacttccttcgctcttgtccccgctcttcgcctgcctcttccttcgacgccttcctctgtccCCGTTCCTGCCTTGgcttccgcgtttctccttcgctaA